The following nucleotide sequence is from Phycisphaerae bacterium.
GCCGGCGCCGTTGCGTCCCAGAAGCCCGACGATCTCGCCGCGACCGACGTGGAAACAAACTTTATTGACGACCACGCGCCCGCTGTAGGCCTTGATGAGATTGCGGGCCTCGAGGAGATGCCGATGGTTGGTGGGGGTCATTCGATCGCGGGTCCACTCGCCTGCCGCCCGGCCGGGGCTGTACATCACAGAACGCGAGAATTCGCGGGCCGGTACGGTCTATCCAGAACCGGAGGGAGGATAACCGACGACAGGCCGGTTGGCCAGAAATGTCTGCAACGGTCGGCGATTAGCCGCCTTGAGTCCCCTTTCCGGTGGCGTTTCCGGCGGCGGCGCGCATACGCTGCAGGCACTCTGGACTGGTTTTTGGGAGTAATCCGGCGGCGGTTGGCGTTGTGTCATTAGGACCTTACTTTATGTCGCCGCCTCATCTCACGTCACCCAAAGTGCTTTTTCCCGCGAATGAAATCCGGTATGTTGTCGCTCCAGTTTCCTTTTTCGGAGGACTTTCCATGGCCCCGTTTCGTATCGTTTCCGGTTGCGGTCTGCTCTTCCTATTGCTTGCCACCATGGGCGGCCAGTGCAACGGCGTTCCCTGCGAGCCCGGCGATCCGGGGTACGACCCTATGACCGGTCTCTGCCCGTCGACACAGCCCACCGACGAACTGGGCCCGCCCGGCCCCGGCACCGGCGGCCTGCCCACGGAGCCGAACACGGAGACGCCCGACAGCGCCGACGACAATGTCGAACCGGATGAGGTCAACATCGACGTGTATGGCCTGAACGGCCGCTGGATCGACAACGGCAACGGTCAGGACACCTGCGTCTTCCATACCGGCAGCGAAGTGGGAGGCAACTACCTCGAGGAGCACATCTGCGATCACGGCGACGGGACGGGAAATACCTCGGTAACGCTGATCAACTTCCGCGGGACGCTGGTCGGCAACGTCATCACGGGCACGACATCCACTTGCAAATTCGGCTTCGATTCCGGCAACGGATTCGTCGACGCGCCGATGACGCTGACGGTCAGCGAAGACGGCAAGTCTTTGGACGGCACGTGGTACAGCGAAGTCGACGATGCGGATATCCCTTTCAGCCTCTCGCGCCAGACGGTGGGGAATTGTTTCGGGCAATAATGAGGGGGCCGCCGGATGCCACCGCGCGCGGCGACGCGGGCCTTACCGGATGATCCGCATCTTGCCGACGTTCGGAATGACCGCCGGGGTGTCGTTGGAAAAGCGGTAACCGCCGGGCCAGTAGACGAAGAATGCACGGCCGATCATCTGATCGCCGGGGACGGTGCCATACTGATAATCGCCGCGCTCCCGCAGGAGCGGGCAGACCTCCCACCAGAGGCGCGAATCCTTGCTCTGCGGGCTGTTGTCGCCAAGGCAGAAATAGTCGGGGGGCGACTCGCGCAGATAGATCGGATTGGTCATCGTGCCCCAGCCGGGGTAGTGGTTGAATTCGTTGCGAATGTTCCCCCGTCCTTCCTCGGTGAAGATCTCGGAGCGATAGTACACGTCGCGGTGAACGCTCAGGTGGCGAATCTCCAGCGGCAGCTCTTTTGCGCCGATCCGCACGGCGGCCTCGGGACCGGGGCCCGCCACCTCCGCCGCGCGGAGAAGCCCGGCCACATCGGGCCGGTAGTGGCTTTCGTCCGTCGCCACGATTTCCGTGCCGTCGATCCGCAGCGCGACGCGATAGTCGACGTTTTCAAACTCCATCGTGACGGGGTGCGGGGGACGCAGCGGGTCGGTGCGGCCGTTGCCGATCTCGCGGTCCACCCTCCCGCGTTCGTGGCGCATGAGCCGCACGGTCCCGTCGGCGCTGACATGCGCGACGAACCCGTCACTGCCTCGCAGGAGATCCAGGCTCAGCGTTCCCTGCGTTCCGCCGGGCACCAGGACAAAACGCAGCCGCACGTCGCCGACATTGCGGGCCGCAGGCTGCATCGACGGCTGGAGTGAGTTGTAGCCATAGCTGTCCTGGATCGGCTTGCCCGTGAGTTGCAGCCAGTGCTCGCGCGCATCGGACGGTTTGAACTTTACCCGCGGCGTCGATACGTCCCAGGGAGTGTTCTGGGGCTGCTCGGCGGCCCACACCGGCAGGTCGTTGTGCAGCGCGCCGAGCCGGGTCATGTCGGGCTTGAAATCGTGGTCGTAGTGGGTCATCCACAGGGATTCCTGCGCGACCGGCGACTTGCGCTGAATTCTCAAGAGCCCGGCGAGTCGCTCCTGTTGCTCGGCGTTCAGCCGGCGGGCGTCGGGGCGCCCGGGAGGCGGCGGTCGGGAGAGGGACTCGCGAATGTCGGCGGGAACGGATTCTGCCGGGGCGACGTAGATGTCGCCGTCGATGATCTCCAGGACCTCGCCCGGCAGTCCCAGCAGGCGCTTGATGTAGTTCTGCTCGCCTTCCTGCGGGTCCTTGAAAACGACGACGTCCCAGCGCTTCGGCCCCAGCCATTTCGCGCCCAAATCGTACGGCCATTTGAGCACGAGAATGCGGTCGCCGGGGCTGGGCACGACCGGGTCGTCCTTCGTATGCAACGCGGCATTTCGACCTTCGGCGTAGCCGCAGTTGGGACAGCGTACCAGAGGATTATGGGGGAGTTCGCCCAGACCGCTCCGGCCTTCCCGTATTCCGAAGACAATCGGGTACCGGCACAAATCGCAG
It contains:
- a CDS encoding S26 family signal peptidase — protein: MDSRSAPTVNAPPLEGIPTVRSALPSADVPRPDGVRDTIESIVVAFILAFVFRAFVVEAFVIPTGSMAPGLYGLHGDYRCDLCRYPIVFGIREGRSGLGELPHNPLVRCPNCGYAEGRNAALHTKDDPVVPSPGDRILVLKWPYDLGAKWLGPKRWDVVVFKDPQEGEQNYIKRLLGLPGEVLEIIDGDIYVAPAESVPADIRESLSRPPPPGRPDARRLNAEQQERLAGLLRIQRKSPVAQESLWMTHYDHDFKPDMTRLGALHNDLPVWAAEQPQNTPWDVSTPRVKFKPSDAREHWLQLTGKPIQDSYGYNSLQPSMQPAARNVGDVRLRFVLVPGGTQGTLSLDLLRGSDGFVAHVSADGTVRLMRHERGRVDREIGNGRTDPLRPPHPVTMEFENVDYRVALRIDGTEIVATDESHYRPDVAGLLRAAEVAGPGPEAAVRIGAKELPLEIRHLSVHRDVYYRSEIFTEEGRGNIRNEFNHYPGWGTMTNPIYLRESPPDYFCLGDNSPQSKDSRLWWEVCPLLRERGDYQYGTVPGDQMIGRAFFVYWPGGYRFSNDTPAVIPNVGKMRIIR